Proteins encoded in a region of the Thunnus maccoyii chromosome 4, fThuMac1.1, whole genome shotgun sequence genome:
- the irf10 gene encoding interferon regulatory factor 10, whose amino-acid sequence METGVKMHLKEWLVAQVDSGQYEGLSWEDEDKTMFRIPWKHAAKKDYKQTEDAALFKAWAVYKGKYREGKDKADPTMWKTRLRCALNKSTDFQEVPERNQLDITEPYKVYRIHYDTGPTKPAESPQIKDQVIIQAKKSPVSHSFLDKQLHYQNESFQVNKEEEKPLTEDLMREHMYCELTGKRTQHQIPSPSTFLSPPFTVSDFRMQVTLLYHGQRVTRVITRSPDGCFILQGRVPLGNERIYGPCSAQQLSFPSPNSISLPSSMVEAMNRLLCHLERGVLLWVAPDGVFIKRFCQGRVYWSGPMAQHTDRPNKLEREKTFKLLDVATFLSELQSCLQGKGPTPSYGIELCFGEEYPDPNIPKSRKLIMTQVVPLFAVELLQRFNLGETEEKRPTLTINIDGEKV is encoded by the exons ATGGAAACAGGAGTTAAGATGCACCTGAAAGAGTGGCTGGTAGCTCAGGTAGACAGTGGACAATATGAAGGACTGTCCTGGGAGGATGAGGACAAAACCATGTTCAGGATCCCGTGGAAGCACGCAGCCAAGAAGGACTACAAACAGACTGAGGATGCGGCTCTTTTCAAG GCCTGGGCTGTGTACAAAGGGAAATACAGGGAGGGGAAGGATAAAGCCGACCCCACCATGTGGAAGACCCGTCTCCGCTGTGCACTCAACAAGAGCACAGACTTCCAGGAGGTCCCTGAACGCAACCAACTGGACATCACTGAGCCCTATAAAGTGTACCGTATCCACTACGATACTGGGCCGACCAAGCCAGCAG AGTCTCCTCAGATAAAGGATCAAGTAATCATCCAAGCTAAGAAGTCTCCAGTGAGCCACAGTTTTCTGGACAAACag CTTCATTatcaaaatgaatcatttcaagtgaataaagaagaagaaaaaccactGACTG AGGATCTGATGAGGGAGCACATGTATTGTGAGCTCACAGGAAAAAGAACTCAACATCAGATTCCTAGTCCTTCAACCTTCCTCAGCCCCCCATTTACTGTATCAG ACTTTCGTATGCAGGTGACGTTGTTGTACCACGGACAGAGGGTGACGAGAGTGATCACCAGGAGTCCCGATGGGTGCTTTATCCTGCAGGGTCGTGTTCCCTTGGGAAATGAACGGATATATGGACCCTGCAGTGCCCAGCAGCTCTCCTTCCCTTCCCCGAACTCCATATCCCTGCCATCGAGCATGGTTGAAGCGATGAACCGCCTTCTTTGTCATTTGGAGAGGGGTGTGTTATTATGGGTGGCCCCAGATGGGGTGTTCATCAAGCGGTTCTGCCAGGGCAGGGTGTACTGGAGCGGTCCCATGGCCCAACACACCGACCGACCCAACAAACTGGAGCGAGAGAAGACCTTCAAACTGCTTGATGTAGCCACATTTCTGAGTG AGCTTCAGAGCTGTTTACAAGGGAAGGGACCTACACCTTCTTATGGCATTGAGCTCTGCTTTGGAGAGGAGTATCCAGACCCAAACATACCTAAAAGCAGGAAGCTGATCATGACACAG GTGGTGCCCTTGTTTGCAGTAGAGCTGCTGCAGAGGTTCAACTTGGGGGAGACCGAGGAAAAGCGTCCGACTCTTACCATCAACATAGACGGAGAGAAGGTGTAA
- the zmp:0000000926 gene encoding ataxin-1-like, giving the protein MNPSPDRGKECLPPKKRESRQGSAEHHVPLDEFKPPVPLRSRTSTGRGEGGREASDRDRALTNPNPHLLHTPPPLPAPAPGLPLPLPWHLGYSPSVSLPLFPAQVGERRGSGSPAWRDDPLSSLPHHSRWLRGEGPLSLPSSSSASSFKAPLPADSREMWSYINSGRRDYSSSLFSPSYLYGHHSLYPQDPSLVEARHRYLGKRHNGLDGPGSRTASTSRPLLTGEYVNDSSRTRLDFSPHSSHTNGGRRQQEDLTSHVQSGGPFLSDSQAQEGPEPHSSLQDRHPHGILKASSNLLSTSPHPLGPDPRAGRGGLLDPLGASPAEAHIYYSLESVCHPSPQGYPLYSPSRTPLYNLHREPGPRQHNLRNSPHSPLGLPNSHDRSQRDRDRDQERDREKLPQRDRERSKDKEKHLQHDKEPERDRERERHRERDRGRDLSPSNLRTSPPSLHPSPPALLPHFTKGSLIELASGRLKHVEELRTEDFLRSADTSPEFHLSTCTVLLISPSSAQGFSHLQVHLTDRNTQELLKVLVEYPFFVQDRGWSSCCPQRTTQLYGLPCRQLMEGDVCLALTPTPTPTPTQTHRTHTRTSSRAHRTQLPSRPAGESSSSHREEMPPPPPPPPLPHHPPPAVPAPPRALAAEPPTQEQARPRKRRWSAPDTLPSTRTDDSLLDLPHGSKLMKWQ; this is encoded by the exons ATGAATCCCAGCCCCGACCGTGGCAAAGAGTGCCTCCCTCCTAAGAAGAGGGAGTCTCGGCAAGGATCGGCAGAACACCACGTCCCCCTGGACGAATTTAAACCCCCTGTGCCACTTCGGAGTAGGACCAGCacagggagaggggagggaggcagggaggcCAGTGACAGGGACCGAGCTCTGACTAACCCAAACCCCCATCTCCTACATACTCCTCCACCCCTGCCTGCTCCAGCACCAGGTCTCCCCCTGCCCCTACCATGGCACCTGGGCtactctccctctgtctctcttccccTTTTCCCAGCACAGGTAGGCGAGAGGAGGGGCTCAGGGTCTCCTGCTTGGAGAGATgatcctctctcctccctgcccCACCACTCCAGGTGGCTTAGAGGGGAAGGCCCCCTCTCCTTGCCATCTTCCTCCTCCGCTTCCTCCTTTAAAGCTCCCCTCCCAGCCGACTCTAGAGAGATGTGGTCCTACATTAACAGTGGCCGACGGGACTAcagctcttctctcttttccccgTCATACTTGTATGGCCACCACTCTCTCTATCCCCAAGACCCAAGTTTAGTTGAAGCCAGACACAGGTACCTGGGCAAGAGGCACAACGGACTGGATGGGCCGGGCAGCAGGACTGCCTCAACCTCCAGGCCTCTGCTCACAGGAGAATATGTAAATGACAGCAGCAGAACCAGATTGGACTTCAGTCCACATAGCTCCCATACAAATGGTGGACGGAGACAGCAGGAGGATCTAACATCCCATGTCCAATCTGGAGGGCCATTTTTGTCAGACTCTCAAGCTCAGGAGGGCCCTGAGCCACATTCCTCACTGCAGGACAGACATCCGCATGGAATACTTAAGGCCAGCTCGAATTTACTCTCCACCAGTCCCCATCCCCTCGGACCAGACCCCAGGGCAGGTAGAGGGGGACTATTAGACCCCCTGGGGGCCTCACCAGCTGAAGCCCACATCTACTACTCCTTGGAATCAGTGTGCCACCCAAGCCCTCAGGGCTACCCACTCTACAGCCCTTCAAGAACCCCTCTGTACAACCTGCACAGGGAGCCAGGCCCCAGGCAGCACAATCTAAGGAACTCACCACATTCACCCCTGGGTCTGCCTAATAGCCATGACAGGTCACAAAGAGACCGGGACAGAGAccaagaaagagacagagaaaaactcCCACAAAGGGACAGGGAGCGAAGtaaagacaaagagaagcacCTACAACATGACAAAGAaccagaaagagacagagagcgcGAGAGACATcgggaaagagacagaggaagagatttATCTCCTTCCAATCTTCGCACCTCACCACCATCCCTTCACCCATCTCCCCCTGCGCTCCTACCTCACTTCACCAAGGGTTCTCTGATTGAGTTGGCCAGCGGGCGGTTGAAGCACGTGGAGGAGCTGCGGACCGAGGACTTCCTGAGGAGTGCAGATACCTCCCCAGAGTTCCACCTCAGCACCTGCACTGTGCTACTTATTTCCCCCAGCAGTGCACAGGGCTTCAGTCACCTGCAGGTCCACCTCACAGACCGCAACACTCAG GAGTTACTGAAGGTCTTGGTGGAGTATCCATTCTTTGTGCAGGACCGAGGCTGGTCTTCTTGCTGTCCCCAGAGAACCACACAGCTGTATGGCCTGCCCTGTCGCCAGCTCATGGAGGGGGACGTCTGCCTGGCTCtcaccccaaccccaacccctacACCCACCCAGACCCACCGGACACACACGCGTACCAGCTCCAGGGCCCATCGCACGCAACTCCCCTCCCGGCCCGCAGGAGAGTCCAGCAGCTCACACAGGGAGGAGATgccacctccccctcctcctccccctcttcctcacCACCCACCTCCTGCTGTGCCGGCCCCTCCACGTGCCCTGGCTGCAGAGCCTCCCACTCAGGAGCAGGCGCGTCCACGCAAACGGCGCTGGTCTGCCCCAGACACCCTTCCCTCAACTAGAACTGATGACAGCCTCCTGGATTTACCTCATGGCTCCAAGCTAATGAAGTGGCAGTAG